The Xanthomonas sp. CFBP 8443 genome has a window encoding:
- a CDS encoding methyl-accepting chemotaxis protein has product MSPTPASRSTSVATRLMLGVAAIAVFCFGVTAAIIYVRSSDTLLASAKTGMTETAHLEAQRISSDVGAAFVSNQVFANSLLAQRHHDRMRETFSEVVLRELRQHPDWTGLGTLWEPQAFDGKDTAYSDAEGHDASGRYMVYWAWQGDKQVREPLRDYDVPGVGDWYLKARQQHRPTVVEPYVYEIGGTKVLMTTLTTPIMEDGKFLGIINTDFGLDKLQQRLAKLRPLGEGHVRLLSPGGAVIADRDAALVGKKLEDPGTRALLADIAKGQNVTREVADAQTGATDVEVYVPLQIGQAQERFALGVVVPRTVLMAQARSLLWTIIAVGLCAALLLSGGLYLLLRRLVVKPLADAVEVSGAVAAGRLDSRIQYPRNDELGRLFGALQRMQQQLRAVLDAQKEMAQRHDAGQTSYRMDEAAFPGDYGRMVHDSNALAASHIAVTLRLAQIMGRYAIGDFSEDMDRLPGEKAVLTETMDTVKQNLSDMNREINRLASAAAAGDFSVRGDAQRFQYDFRAMVDSLNQLMATADGNLDALSKLLQAIAAGDLTARMHGEFNGVFARMRDDANATAEQLAGIVGRIQTAAVSINGAASEIAAGNDDLSRRTEQQAASLEETAASMEELTSTVKQNAEHARQANQLAVGAAAVASQGGDVVSQVVTTMSGIETSSKKIADIISVIDGIAFQTNILALNAAVEAARAGEQGRGFAVVASEVRTLAQRSAGAAKEIKGLIDESVTRVSEGSVLVGQAGQTMQEIVASVQRVTDIMGEISAASQEQYAGIEQVNQTVTQMDEATQQNAALVEEATAAARSMEEQAGQLTATVALFKLDNTLASSVAAVARPGIADATPNAKAPAAKTRSTPAKRNQAPIRAVPSTPASANEAQWHEF; this is encoded by the coding sequence ATGAGCCCGACTCCAGCCTCCCGCTCCACCAGTGTCGCGACCCGCCTGATGCTCGGCGTGGCGGCGATCGCCGTATTCTGCTTCGGCGTCACCGCCGCGATCATCTACGTGCGCAGCAGCGATACGCTGCTGGCCTCGGCCAAGACCGGCATGACCGAGACCGCGCACCTGGAAGCGCAGCGCATTTCCAGCGACGTCGGCGCGGCCTTCGTTTCCAACCAGGTCTTCGCCAACAGCCTGCTGGCGCAGCGCCACCACGACAGGATGCGCGAGACGTTCAGCGAGGTCGTGCTGCGCGAACTGCGCCAGCACCCGGACTGGACCGGCCTGGGCACGCTGTGGGAACCGCAGGCGTTCGACGGCAAGGACACCGCCTACAGCGACGCCGAAGGCCACGACGCCAGCGGCCGCTACATGGTGTATTGGGCCTGGCAGGGCGACAAGCAGGTGCGCGAGCCGCTGCGCGACTACGACGTGCCCGGCGTAGGCGACTGGTACCTGAAGGCGCGCCAGCAGCACCGCCCGACCGTGGTCGAGCCCTACGTGTACGAGATCGGCGGCACCAAGGTGCTGATGACCACGTTGACCACGCCGATCATGGAGGACGGCAAGTTCCTCGGCATCATCAATACCGATTTCGGCCTGGACAAGCTGCAGCAGCGCCTGGCCAAGCTGCGCCCGCTCGGCGAAGGCCACGTGCGCCTGCTGTCGCCGGGCGGCGCGGTCATCGCCGATCGCGATGCGGCCCTGGTCGGCAAGAAACTGGAAGACCCGGGCACGCGCGCGTTGCTGGCCGACATCGCCAAGGGCCAGAACGTGACCCGCGAAGTCGCCGATGCGCAGACCGGCGCCACCGATGTCGAGGTCTATGTGCCGTTGCAGATCGGCCAGGCGCAGGAGCGCTTCGCGTTGGGCGTGGTGGTCCCGCGCACGGTGCTGATGGCGCAGGCGCGCTCGCTGCTGTGGACCATCATCGCGGTCGGCCTGTGCGCGGCGCTGCTGCTCAGCGGCGGCCTCTACCTCCTGTTGCGGCGGCTGGTGGTCAAGCCGCTGGCCGATGCCGTCGAGGTCTCCGGCGCGGTCGCTGCCGGGCGCCTGGACAGCCGCATCCAGTACCCGCGCAACGACGAGCTGGGCCGGCTGTTCGGCGCGCTGCAGCGCATGCAGCAACAGCTGCGCGCGGTGCTCGATGCGCAGAAGGAAATGGCGCAGCGCCACGACGCCGGCCAGACCAGCTACCGCATGGACGAGGCCGCGTTCCCCGGCGACTACGGGCGCATGGTCCACGACAGCAACGCGCTCGCTGCCTCGCACATCGCGGTCACCCTGCGCCTGGCGCAGATCATGGGCCGCTATGCGATCGGCGACTTCAGCGAGGACATGGACCGGCTGCCCGGCGAGAAGGCGGTACTGACCGAGACCATGGATACGGTCAAGCAGAACCTCAGCGACATGAACCGCGAGATCAACCGGCTCGCTTCCGCCGCGGCCGCCGGTGATTTCAGCGTGCGCGGCGACGCGCAGCGCTTCCAGTACGACTTCCGCGCCATGGTCGACAGCCTCAACCAGCTGATGGCCACCGCCGACGGCAACCTCGACGCGCTGTCCAAGCTGCTGCAGGCCATCGCCGCCGGCGACCTGACCGCACGCATGCACGGCGAGTTCAACGGCGTGTTCGCGCGGATGCGCGACGATGCCAATGCCACCGCCGAACAGCTGGCCGGCATCGTCGGCCGCATCCAGACCGCGGCGGTCAGCATCAACGGCGCGGCCAGCGAGATTGCCGCCGGAAACGACGACCTGTCGCGGCGCACCGAGCAGCAGGCGGCAAGCCTGGAGGAAACTGCCGCGTCGATGGAGGAACTGACCTCCACCGTCAAGCAGAACGCCGAGCACGCGCGCCAGGCCAACCAGTTGGCGGTCGGCGCCGCGGCGGTCGCCTCGCAGGGTGGCGACGTGGTGAGCCAGGTGGTGACCACGATGAGCGGCATCGAGACCTCGTCGAAGAAGATCGCCGACATCATCTCGGTGATCGACGGCATCGCCTTCCAGACCAACATCCTCGCGCTCAACGCCGCGGTGGAAGCGGCGCGTGCCGGCGAACAGGGCCGCGGCTTTGCGGTCGTCGCCAGCGAGGTGCGTACCCTCGCCCAGCGCTCGGCCGGCGCGGCCAAGGAGATCAAGGGCCTGATCGACGAGTCGGTGACCCGGGTCAGCGAAGGCTCGGTGCTGGTCGGCCAGGCCGGCCAGACCATGCAGGAGATCGTGGCGTCGGTGCAACGCGTCACCGACATCATGGGCGAGATCTCGGCCGCCTCGCAGGAGCAGTACGCCGGCATCGAGCAGGTCAACCAGACCGTCACCCAGATGGACGAGGCCACCCAGCAGAACGCCGCCCTGGTCGAGGAAGCCACCGCGGCCGCGCGCTCGATGGAAGAACAGGCCGGACAGCTCACCGCGACCGTGGCCTTGTTCAAGCTCGACAACACGCTCGCCTCCTCCGTGGCAGCCGTGGCCAGGCCCGGCATCGCGGACGCCACGCCGAACGCAAAAGCACCTGCTGCGAAAACCAGGAGCACGCCGGCCAAGCGCAACCAGGCGCCGATACGCGCGGTGCCGAGCACGCCGGCAAGCGCCAACGAGGCGCAATGGCACGAGTTCTGA
- a CDS encoding transporter, whose translation MKPIVLASCLTLFGIASLAHAEEDPIATDRPDFVESSLTVGDRRLQVETSVAWERDGDVDGYSTPTLFRYGLGPTWELRLETDGWQQFDAPGGADVSGFADVSLGIKHHLASSDDGSASLAWLLHVDLPSGARALRGHGARPSFRLVAEWDLSETLSAGVMPGVIWDDDGDGHRYAAGIFGVVVGKAWTEHSRSFVELALPQIANSDDGGTIALLDVGSAWLLSNDVQLDAVYSYGLNDRSPDHALGVGLSLRF comes from the coding sequence ATGAAGCCTATCGTTCTCGCCAGCTGCCTGACCTTGTTCGGCATCGCCAGCCTCGCTCACGCCGAAGAGGATCCGATCGCCACCGATCGCCCTGACTTCGTCGAATCCAGCCTCACCGTCGGCGACCGCCGGCTGCAGGTGGAGACCAGCGTTGCCTGGGAGCGCGATGGCGATGTCGATGGCTACTCCACGCCCACCCTGTTCCGCTACGGCCTCGGCCCGACCTGGGAACTGCGCCTGGAAACCGACGGCTGGCAGCAGTTCGATGCGCCAGGCGGGGCCGACGTCTCCGGCTTCGCCGACGTTTCGCTCGGGATCAAGCACCACCTGGCCAGTTCCGACGACGGCAGCGCCTCGCTGGCCTGGCTGCTGCACGTGGACCTGCCCAGCGGCGCGCGCGCCCTGCGCGGCCATGGCGCGCGGCCATCGTTCCGGCTGGTCGCCGAATGGGACCTCAGCGAGACGCTCTCGGCCGGAGTGATGCCCGGCGTGATCTGGGACGACGACGGCGACGGCCATCGCTACGCCGCCGGCATCTTCGGCGTCGTGGTCGGCAAGGCATGGACCGAACACAGCCGCTCGTTCGTCGAACTGGCGTTGCCGCAGATCGCCAACAGCGACGACGGCGGCACCATCGCCCTGCTCGACGTCGGCTCGGCCTGGTTGCTGAGCAACGACGTGCAGCTGGACGCGGTCTACAGCTACGGTCTCAACGACCGTTCGCCGGATCACGCGCTCGGCGTGGGCCTGTCCCTCCGCTTCTGA
- a CDS encoding methyl-accepting chemotaxis protein — protein MKTKNLPLSTQLALGFGAVVLVLLIVGAISLRSQFQLNDAVAINEHTFKVLATGELMQANALNVQTSTRGYLLSSNKDYLQPFALGQAGFEKNFAEAKRLTADNPRQQARLAQLQTVYQEFLQIEQRIIALRERPDSQEQVLSGFAEGRDRKTMGEIRSLLSAFADEESGLLVKRSQQLEIVRAQGKWSVLLGSLIAVLVAVGMCLLIRRQLLKRLGLAIGVADAIAAGKLDNHIDAQSRDETGRLLASMSTMQTQLRDVLAAQTEMAQRHEAGQISFRMDETAFPGDYGRMVRDSNALVAAHIAVKMRLVQIMGRYAIGDLSEDMDRLPGEKAVLAQTMDTVKQNLTAMNGQINQLASAAASGDFSVRGDAQRFQYDFRAMVDSLNRLMGTADGNLQSLSTVLKAIAAGDLTARMHGEFNGVFARMRDDANATAEQLGDIVGRIQTAAVSINGAASEIAAGNDDLSRRTEQQAASLEETAASMEELTSTVKQNAEHARQADQLAVGAAAVASQGGAVVGQVVTTMSGIQASSRKIADIISVIDGIAFQTNILALNAAVEAARAGEQGRGFAVVASEVRTLAQRSAGAAKEIKGLIDESVTRVAEGTVLVDQAGRTMQEIVASVQRVTDIMGEISAASQEQYAGIEQVNQTVNQMDESTQQNAALVEEASAAAHAMEEQAGQLLGAVAVFKIEATDTVAPVRPTLRGVPASPAHVRVAQASRGAAVAGSATQWREF, from the coding sequence ATGAAGACCAAGAATCTGCCCCTGTCTACGCAACTCGCCCTGGGCTTCGGCGCCGTCGTGCTGGTGCTGCTCATCGTCGGGGCGATCAGCCTGCGCAGCCAGTTCCAGCTCAACGACGCGGTCGCCATCAACGAACACACCTTCAAGGTGCTCGCCACCGGCGAACTGATGCAGGCCAATGCGCTGAACGTACAGACCAGCACCCGCGGCTATCTGCTGTCCAGCAACAAGGACTATCTGCAGCCGTTCGCCCTCGGCCAGGCCGGCTTCGAAAAGAACTTCGCCGAAGCCAAGCGCCTGACCGCGGACAACCCGCGGCAGCAGGCGCGCCTGGCGCAGCTGCAGACCGTGTATCAGGAGTTTCTGCAGATCGAGCAGCGGATCATCGCCCTGCGCGAGCGTCCCGATAGCCAGGAACAGGTCCTGTCCGGGTTCGCCGAAGGCCGCGACCGCAAGACGATGGGGGAGATCCGTTCACTGCTGAGCGCGTTCGCCGATGAGGAAAGCGGCTTGCTGGTCAAGCGCAGCCAACAGCTGGAGATCGTACGCGCGCAAGGCAAATGGTCGGTGCTGCTCGGCAGCCTGATCGCGGTCCTGGTCGCGGTGGGCATGTGCCTGCTGATCCGCCGCCAGTTGCTCAAGCGCCTGGGCCTGGCGATCGGCGTCGCCGATGCCATCGCCGCGGGCAAGCTGGACAACCACATCGATGCCCAGTCGCGCGACGAGACCGGACGCCTGCTGGCCAGCATGAGCACCATGCAGACCCAGTTGCGCGACGTCCTGGCGGCGCAGACGGAAATGGCGCAGCGCCACGAGGCCGGCCAGATCAGCTTCCGCATGGACGAAACCGCGTTTCCCGGCGACTACGGACGCATGGTCCGCGACAGCAACGCGCTGGTCGCGGCGCATATCGCGGTGAAGATGCGCCTGGTGCAGATCATGGGCCGTTACGCGATCGGCGACCTCAGCGAGGACATGGACCGGCTGCCCGGCGAGAAGGCCGTGCTGGCGCAGACCATGGACACGGTCAAGCAGAACCTGACCGCGATGAACGGCCAGATCAACCAACTCGCCTCCGCCGCGGCGTCCGGCGACTTCAGCGTGCGCGGCGACGCGCAGCGCTTCCAGTACGACTTCCGCGCCATGGTCGACAGCCTCAACCGGTTGATGGGTACCGCCGACGGCAATCTCCAATCGCTGTCCACGGTGCTGAAGGCGATCGCCGCCGGCGACCTGACCGCGCGCATGCACGGCGAGTTCAACGGCGTGTTCGCCAGAATGCGCGACGACGCCAATGCCACCGCCGAACAGTTGGGCGACATCGTCGGCCGGATCCAGACTGCGGCGGTCAGCATCAACGGCGCGGCCAGCGAGATCGCTGCCGGCAACGACGACCTGTCGCGGCGTACCGAGCAGCAGGCGGCCAGCCTGGAAGAAACCGCGGCCTCGATGGAAGAACTGACGTCCACCGTCAAGCAGAATGCCGAACACGCGCGCCAGGCCGATCAACTCGCGGTCGGCGCAGCCGCCGTCGCCTCGCAAGGCGGCGCGGTGGTCGGCCAGGTGGTGACCACGATGAGCGGCATCCAGGCATCCTCCAGGAAGATCGCCGACATCATCTCGGTGATCGACGGCATCGCCTTCCAGACCAACATCCTGGCGCTCAACGCCGCGGTGGAAGCGGCGCGTGCCGGCGAACAGGGCCGCGGTTTCGCCGTGGTCGCCTCGGAAGTGCGTACCCTCGCCCAGCGCTCGGCCGGCGCGGCCAAGGAGATCAAGGGTCTGATCGACGAGTCGGTCACCCGCGTCGCCGAAGGCACGGTGCTGGTCGATCAGGCCGGCCGCACCATGCAGGAAATCGTGGCCTCGGTGCAGCGCGTGACCGACATCATGGGCGAGATCTCCGCCGCCTCGCAGGAACAGTATGCCGGCATCGAGCAAGTCAACCAGACCGTGAACCAGATGGACGAGAGCACCCAGCAGAACGCCGCGCTGGTCGAGGAAGCCAGCGCCGCCGCGCACGCGATGGAAGAACAGGCCGGCCAGCTGCTCGGGGCCGTGGCGGTGTTCAAGATCGAGGCGACCGACACCGTGGCGCCGGTCCGCCCTACCCTGCGCGGCGTGCCGGCTTCGCCTGCGCACGTGCGCGTGGCGCAGGCATCGCGGGGGGCAGCCGTAGCCGGCAGCGCAACGCAATGGCGGGAATTCTGA